One segment of Ureibacillus thermophilus DNA contains the following:
- a CDS encoding 5' nucleotidase, NT5C type, whose protein sequence is MRIGFDIDDTLINLREHAFRIYTKKLGKQVDIALFHQLKRVEIHELFGLNDEQGNRLWHSLLEEIYFTDCPAFEGAIDFVQQLKKEGHTIFYITSRPKEYCQRTRKWMTEKGFPVFEHQFFCGMRDHEKVEIIKTLQLDVYFDDKPAVLQTLKDANIKVYVKHQSYNADVPFPRVYDWKNIKIT, encoded by the coding sequence GTGAGAATCGGATTTGATATTGATGATACATTAATCAATCTAAGAGAACACGCTTTTCGCATCTATACGAAAAAACTAGGGAAGCAGGTAGATATTGCCCTTTTTCATCAATTAAAAAGGGTTGAAATTCATGAGCTCTTCGGATTAAATGATGAGCAAGGAAACCGATTGTGGCATTCATTGTTAGAAGAAATTTATTTCACCGATTGTCCTGCCTTTGAGGGTGCTATTGATTTTGTACAACAGCTTAAAAAGGAAGGGCATACGATTTTCTATATCACCTCAAGGCCAAAAGAGTATTGCCAACGAACAAGAAAGTGGATGACTGAAAAAGGTTTTCCTGTGTTCGAACATCAGTTTTTTTGCGGTATGAGGGATCATGAAAAAGTGGAGATTATAAAAACTCTGCAATTGGATGTATACTTTGATGATAAACCGGCTGTTCTTCAAACGTTGAAAGATGCAAATATAAAGGTGTATGTAAAACATCAATCTTATAATGCGGATGTTCCTTTCCCGCGGGTTTATGATTGGAAAAATATTAAAATAACATGA